The following coding sequences are from one Rutidosis leptorrhynchoides isolate AG116_Rl617_1_P2 chromosome 11, CSIRO_AGI_Rlap_v1, whole genome shotgun sequence window:
- the LOC139876056 gene encoding probable glycosyltransferase At5g03795, translating into MGHEVQYILESKKLIWLVAAVFAAVVMFQYFEFPYGRDVMRSLFTTGRAQPPVSGAHHPETSFLATESLGNFTRFVGSNNDTKRVHTFDKGSNLSPENNSTSETEGDIDKFKEKDSIRVSSLQDNDSTAASPAPNSVETLIIAPSMALDNNNTNKLVTEVPNAGPNLKEPLMSPKSPDISPADSSVTKVSPVKEVYEKPMSDVVTVSEMHNILLHNRATVRSMKPLSTSTVDQELLDAKWHIKNAPVDVSDRSLYPPLYRNVSTFKKSYELMERILKVYVYKEGDKPIFHQPQAVLTGIYASEGWFMKNMKESKHFVTNDPKNAHLFYLPFSSRMLEEKLYVTGSGSRDNLVQHLKDYVKLIAGRYDSWNRTGGSDHFLVACHDWEFSFDFFV; encoded by the exons ATGGGTCATGAAGTTCAGTATATACTCGAAAGTAAGAAATTAATATGGCTAGTAGCTGCTGTTTTTGCTGCTGTTGTAATGTTTCAGTACTTTGAATTTCCGTATGGCCGCGATGTTATGCGGTCCTTGTTTACTACGGGCAGGGCTCAACCGCCGGTTAGTGGGGCCCACCATCCTGAAACCTCATTTCTAGCTACTGAATCGTTAGGCAATTTTACGCGTTTTGTTGGATCTAATAATGATACGAAACGCGTTCATACATTTGATAAGGGCAGTAATCTAAGCCCTGAAAATAATAGTACATCGGAAACAGAGGGAGACATTGATAAATTTAAAGAAAAAGACAGTATTCGGGTCTCATCGTTACAAGATAATGATTCTACAGCAGCTAGCCCGGCACCTAATTCAGTTGAGACTTTAATAATTGCGCCTTCGATggctttagataataataatacaaataaactaGTGACAGAGGTACCGAATGCGGGACCCAATTTGAAGGAGCCGCTGATGTCACCGAAAAGCCCTGACATTTCGCCTGCTGACTCATCAGTGACGAAAGTTTCGCCAGTGAAAGAAGTTTACGAGAAGCCAATGAGCGACGTAGTGACAGTTTCCGAAATGCACAACATTTTACTTCATAATCGCGCTACAGTTCGCTCGATG AAACCGTTATCGACTTCAACGGTAGATCAAGAATTACTAGATGCAAAATGGCACATAAAAAACGCACCTGTTGACGTTAGTGATCGTTCGCTTTACCCTCCTCTGTATCGTAACGTTTCAACTTTCAAAAA GAGCTACGAATTAATGGAAAGGATACTTAAGGTTTATGTATATAAAGAAGGCGACAAACCGATATTTCACCAACCGCAAGCCGTGCTTACCGGAATTTATGCATCTGAGGGGTGGTTCATGAAGAATATGAAAGAAAGCAAACATTTTGTTACGAATGACCCGAAAAACGCGCATTTATTTTACCTTCCATTTAGCTCCCGAATGTTGGAAGAAAAGTTGTATGTTACCGGTTCTGGCAGTCGAGATAATTTGGTTCAGCATTTGAAAGACTATGTTAAACTGATTGCGGGGCGATATGATTCATGGAATAGGACCGGTGGGTCCGATCATTTTCTCGTGGCTTGTCATGATTGG GAATTTTCGTTTGATTTTTTCGTTTAA